One Campylobacter pinnipediorum subsp. caledonicus genomic window carries:
- the thrB gene encoding homoserine kinase, with the protein MNILVPATSANLGPGFDSLGLSLKLYNEVDVKRSKFSCISIKGEGSENVKLKKNNIFISIFNEIFKELTKEEVNFKFVFDNKIPFSRGLGSSSAVIVSAIACAYEMAGFKIDKNVILNRALLYENHPDNIAPAVFGGFVSSIVVDGSIYTNKINVDDSLKAVVVVPNKPMSTNKSRQILPKHYTIKECVNNIAHSSFLTACFFDKKYDLLRLACKDMLHEERRMQNLPELFKVKEVAYNNGSLMSALSGSGSSFLNIVYSDDAEKLKTKLHEQFNEFRVEIFSFDNDGFIITKS; encoded by the coding sequence TTGAATATCTTAGTTCCAGCCACTAGTGCAAATTTAGGTCCGGGATTTGATAGTTTAGGTCTTAGTTTAAAGCTTTATAATGAAGTAGATGTTAAAAGGTCAAAATTTTCTTGTATCTCTATCAAAGGAGAAGGAAGCGAGAATGTTAAATTAAAAAAAAATAATATTTTTATAAGTATTTTTAATGAAATTTTTAAAGAATTAACAAAAGAAGAAGTAAATTTTAAATTTGTTTTTGATAATAAAATACCTTTTTCAAGAGGGCTTGGCAGTTCTTCGGCTGTTATTGTATCAGCAATAGCTTGTGCTTACGAGATGGCTGGATTTAAGATTGATAAAAATGTTATTTTAAATAGAGCTTTGCTTTATGAAAATCATCCTGATAATATAGCGCCAGCTGTTTTTGGTGGTTTTGTTAGCTCTATTGTTGTTGATGGCAGTATATATACAAATAAAATTAATGTAGATGATAGTTTAAAGGCTGTTGTCGTTGTACCAAATAAACCAATGAGTACAAATAAATCTAGGCAAATTTTGCCAAAACATTATACGATAAAAGAATGTGTGAATAATATAGCCCATTCTTCATTTTTAACGGCTTGTTTTTTTGATAAAAAATATGATTTATTGAGATTAGCTTGCAAAGATATGTTGCACGAAGAAAGAAGAATGCAAAATCTACCAGAGCTTTTTAAAGTCAAAGAGGTTGCCTATAATAATGGATCTTTAATGAGCGCTCTTTCTGGTTCCGGTTCATCATTTTTAAATATAGTTTATAGTGATGATGCTGAAAAATTAAAAACAAAATTACATGAACAGTTTAATGAATTTAGAGTTGAAATTTTTTCATTTGATAACGATGGATTTATTATAACAAAAAGCTAA
- a CDS encoding glycoprotease, which yields MLVGIYSNGSLIRKIETDERVSEALVCILDDISNSYDIKKIIYANTPGSFMGLKVAYVVLKTFSIIKNCDFFAISGFELTNNMPIKANKILSFVKDKDDVVLKKVENANLSLPLNLENLKLNSDTLPNYVIQAV from the coding sequence TTGCTTGTTGGAATTTATAGCAATGGAAGTCTTATAAGAAAGATTGAGACAGATGAAAGAGTAAGCGAAGCATTGGTTTGCATACTAGATGATATATCAAATTCTTATGATATAAAAAAAATAATTTATGCAAATACTCCAGGAAGTTTTATGGGGCTTAAAGTTGCATATGTAGTTTTAAAGACTTTTAGTATTATTAAAAATTGTGATTTTTTTGCTATTAGTGGATTTGAGCTTACAAATAATATGCCGATTAAGGCAAATAAAATTTTGTCATTTGTCAAAGATAAAGATGATGTTGTTTTAAAAAAAGTTGAAAATGCAAATTTATCATTACCTTTAAATTTAGAAAATTTAAAACTAAATTCAGATACACTACCAAATTATGTAATACAAGCAGTTTAG
- the lpxC gene encoding UDP-3-O-acyl-N-acetylglucosamine deacetylase has protein sequence MKQTTIARKIEAVGIGLHKGEPIKLVLEPLDANMGIIVSRTDLGISFKLEPQNVINTQMATVIGNEQGFVSTIEHLLGAIHGYGIDNIKISVDANEVPVMDGSAISFCMLLEEAGIDFLEEPKKIMLLKKELEVVEGSKFVRVSSSLKPKFDYTINFNHPVIGEQRYVFEFSKSNFIKEIARARTFGFLKDLQKLQAQNLALGASLDNAVAIDDTHILNPEGLRFQDEFVRHKILDAIGDLSLLGVSLMADYTAFAGSHDLNHKLTLAIFADEKNYEIVKMDKELVKDYAKVFA, from the coding sequence GTGAAACAGACTACGATAGCTAGGAAAATAGAAGCTGTTGGTATAGGTCTTCATAAGGGCGAGCCAATAAAATTAGTCCTTGAGCCTCTTGATGCAAATATGGGTATAATTGTATCAAGAACTGATTTGGGTATTAGTTTCAAGCTAGAGCCACAAAATGTTATAAATACACAAATGGCCACAGTTATAGGAAATGAACAAGGATTTGTAAGTACAATAGAGCATCTTTTGGGAGCTATACATGGTTATGGTATAGACAACATAAAAATATCAGTAGATGCAAATGAAGTGCCTGTCATGGATGGTAGTGCTATAAGTTTTTGTATGCTATTGGAAGAGGCTGGAATTGATTTTCTTGAAGAACCAAAAAAAATAATGCTACTAAAAAAAGAGTTAGAAGTAGTAGAAGGTAGTAAATTTGTTCGTGTTTCATCTTCATTGAAACCAAAATTTGATTATACTATAAATTTTAATCATCCTGTAATTGGCGAACAAAGATATGTTTTTGAGTTTAGTAAAAGCAATTTTATTAAAGAGATAGCAAGAGCTAGAACATTTGGATTCTTAAAAGATTTGCAAAAATTACAAGCTCAAAATCTAGCACTCGGCGCATCTCTTGATAACGCAGTTGCAATTGATGATACTCATATTTTAAATCCAGAGGGTCTTAGATTTCAAGATGAGTTTGTTAGGCATAAAATTTTAGATGCTATTGGTGATTTAAGTCTTTTGGGTGTTTCTTTGATGGCTGATTATACGGCTTTTGCTGGCAGTCATGACTTAAATCATAAATTAACATTGGCTATTTTTGCTGATGAAAAAAATTATGAAATAGTCAAGATGGATAAAGAGCTCGTTAAAGACTATGCAAAGGTGTTTGCATAA
- a CDS encoding M23 family metallopeptidase, which produces MRRRGFNAKSFVVFLILFLVLGCSWYILTSKEFEKNAPQILIKDKIYWNLKTPLNVKFKDDSGIKFLRISMSDGQNNINMLNQLLSNPMSEFDVNLTIPKTSFFSIKDKYTMSIEATDTSKWNFFTGNKTNKNVEIILDTTKPDVYVLSNSYSISNGGAAAVVFKATDNDLKDVYIQTNYGKKFIPTPFYKEGYYAALIAWPVSVDNFSAEVVALDNAGNETKSHIRYFYKKNNYRTSTIPLRDSFLDGKISQLAEVYSKSTKDMSRLEKMKFINEDLRNENTNKISKITSVVSKEMINKFYLNTFYPLKNAKKVADFADHRFYTYNNQQVSEAWHMGLDLASVAAARIISSNDGKVVFVGDNGIYGLNIIIDHGFGLYSLYAHCSSAKVKLNDTVKAGDHIANTGTSGLALGDHLHFGILVQGEEVRPQQWFDNKWMKDNIINVLNVAKKIIDRN; this is translated from the coding sequence TTGAGAAGACGTGGTTTTAATGCAAAATCTTTTGTGGTTTTTTTAATTTTATTTTTAGTTTTAGGTTGTTCGTGGTATATTTTAACATCAAAAGAATTTGAAAAAAACGCTCCTCAAATACTAATAAAAGATAAAATTTATTGGAATTTAAAAACCCCTTTAAATGTTAAGTTTAAAGATGATAGTGGTATTAAATTTCTTAGAATAAGCATGAGTGATGGACAAAATAATATAAATATGTTAAATCAGCTTTTATCTAATCCTATGAGCGAGTTTGATGTTAATTTGACTATACCAAAAACCAGTTTTTTTAGTATAAAAGATAAATATACTATGAGCATAGAAGCCACAGATACCAGTAAATGGAATTTTTTTACAGGGAATAAAACTAATAAAAACGTTGAGATTATACTAGATACAACAAAACCAGATGTTTATGTGCTTTCAAATTCCTATTCTATATCTAATGGTGGTGCCGCCGCTGTTGTTTTTAAAGCTACAGATAATGATTTAAAAGATGTTTATATTCAGACAAATTATGGCAAAAAATTTATTCCTACTCCTTTTTACAAAGAAGGATATTATGCTGCATTGATTGCTTGGCCTGTTTCTGTAGATAATTTTAGTGCCGAAGTTGTTGCTTTGGATAATGCCGGTAATGAAACAAAATCTCATATTAGATACTTTTATAAAAAAAATAATTATAGGACATCAACAATACCTTTACGAGATAGTTTCTTGGATGGGAAAATATCTCAATTGGCTGAAGTGTATTCAAAAAGCACAAAAGATATGAGTAGATTAGAGAAAATGAAGTTTATAAATGAAGATTTAAGAAATGAAAATACCAATAAAATATCAAAAATAACTTCTGTTGTATCAAAAGAGATGATTAATAAATTTTATCTAAATACTTTTTATCCTTTAAAAAATGCTAAAAAAGTTGCTGATTTTGCCGATCATAGATTTTATACATATAACAATCAACAAGTTAGTGAGGCTTGGCATATGGGGCTTGATTTAGCAAGTGTTGCTGCAGCTCGAATAATTAGTAGCAATGATGGTAAGGTTGTGTTTGTTGGAGATAATGGAATTTATGGTTTAAATATTATTATAGATCATGGTTTTGGTCTTTACTCTCTTTACGCACATTGTTCGAGTGCTAAAGTTAAATTAAACGATACTGTAAAAGCAGGAGATCATATAGCAAATACTGGAACAAGTGGTCTTGCTTTGGGCGATCATTTACATTTTGGAATTTTAGTGCAAGGCGAAGAGGTTAGACCACAACAATGGTTTGATAATAAGTGGATGAAAGACAACATCATTAATGTGCTAAATGTTGCTAAAAAAATAATAGATAGAAATTAA
- a CDS encoding prephenate dehydrogenase dimerization domain-containing protein — protein MIRVAKSSSKMWTDIFKQNKDNILDSIDMFKKELNQCEYMISNEKWDEVYKWMSDARTIREIL, from the coding sequence ATGATACGTGTCGCAAAGAGTTCTTCTAAAATGTGGACTGATATATTTAAGCAAAATAAGGATAATATTTTAGATTCGATTGATATGTTTAAAAAAGAATTAAATCAGTGTGAATATATGATATCAAATGAAAAATGGGATGAAGTTTATAAGTGGATGTCTGATGCTAGAACTATTAGGGAAATTTTATAG
- a CDS encoding prephenate dehydrogenase dimerization domain-containing protein: MKIVFMSAKDHDRHVAIISHLPHAISFSLVNGVLSEEDKKIL; the protein is encoded by the coding sequence ATGAAGATAGTTTTTATGAGTGCAAAAGATCATGATCGTCACGTTGCTATAATATCTCATTTGCCACATGCTATATCTTTTTCTTTGGTTAATGGTGTTTTGAGCGAAGAAGATAAAAAAATATTATAG
- the bamA gene encoding outer membrane protein assembly factor BamA — MKKNLFLCLMVICGLNAEQIRSINFSGLIHLSQDVAKDISGLKIGDTLNGQNTDKAIINLFKQGYFKDIYITSDDNGNVTINLKEKPSIAKIELEGVVTNDKTAIESLINIKPGNMYDEVSLEKTIEKIRQFYEAKGYFDTVVDVNKEFIQGNESSVALTLNVNRGENMIIDDIKLIGANVFSYSDIEPIVANKSREFLGWMWGRNDGKVKLFELPSDPHRIQDKYFQKGYLDATVSQPFLNASFDSYKSDLTYYIKEGKPYNVSDVKINAPEFLDINKEKLIKDFKLEAGDRMNSERLRKDMKVLDNLVADKGYAFVKVYPNTNKHEDNQTVEIEYKIEPGEQVYIRNVQISGNERTADRVVRRELYLTEGNLYNRTDLKDSEDSLRRTSYFEDVQIQEERIDPNTIDLIVNVKEASTGSISGGIGYGSSDGLLLNASLSDTNIFGSGMNGGISVEKSDDELSGQISLTNPRLNDSEYSLGGSIYANDYKRNSYKQKSYGFNTTLGRRLTRNLSTSLTYVIQQSQISGLSRALLQIGHKEGKNLKSSLIPAINYNSTDDYYLPRRGITAGASVEFTGIGGDEKFTKFRTNFNYYLGLKDYIDYDFILRYKSAFSKIWNNGYVPINEKFYLGGLRDLRGYENRTVSPKVSYNKEWYETGGEISFNNSFEFSFPIIDRVKMRGVLFFDYGAIGEKNLSEITRMSTGAGIEWITPIGPLQLIYAKPINPSRSDETNRFEFSIGRRF; from the coding sequence ATGAAAAAAAATTTATTTTTATGTTTAATGGTTATTTGTGGTTTAAATGCTGAACAAATTCGTTCAATAAATTTTTCAGGGCTAATACACTTATCACAAGATGTTGCAAAAGATATAAGTGGGTTAAAAATAGGAGATACATTAAACGGTCAAAATACCGACAAAGCAATTATAAATCTTTTTAAGCAAGGATACTTCAAAGATATATATATAACAAGTGATGACAACGGAAACGTAACAATCAATCTAAAAGAAAAGCCTAGCATAGCAAAAATAGAGCTAGAGGGTGTTGTAACAAATGATAAAACAGCAATAGAATCTTTAATAAACATAAAACCTGGAAATATGTATGATGAAGTTTCATTGGAAAAAACAATTGAAAAAATTAGACAATTTTATGAAGCAAAAGGATATTTTGATACAGTTGTTGATGTAAATAAAGAATTTATACAAGGAAATGAAAGCTCAGTCGCACTCACACTAAATGTAAATCGCGGCGAAAATATGATTATAGATGATATTAAATTAATAGGAGCAAATGTATTTAGTTACTCCGATATAGAACCAATCGTTGCAAATAAAAGCCGAGAATTTCTTGGATGGATGTGGGGAAGAAATGATGGAAAGGTAAAGCTTTTTGAATTACCATCAGATCCACATAGAATTCAAGATAAATATTTTCAAAAAGGCTACTTAGATGCAACAGTATCACAGCCATTTTTGAATGCTTCGTTCGATAGCTACAAATCTGATTTAACATACTATATAAAAGAAGGAAAACCTTATAATGTTTCTGATGTAAAAATAAATGCTCCAGAATTTTTAGACATAAACAAAGAAAAACTAATAAAAGATTTTAAATTAGAAGCTGGCGACAGAATGAATTCTGAACGCTTAAGAAAAGATATGAAAGTCTTAGATAATTTGGTTGCTGACAAAGGATATGCTTTTGTAAAAGTCTATCCAAATACAAACAAGCATGAAGATAATCAAACAGTAGAGATAGAATATAAAATAGAACCTGGCGAACAAGTATATATAAGAAATGTTCAAATTTCAGGAAACGAAAGAACTGCTGACAGAGTAGTTAGAAGAGAGTTATATCTCACAGAAGGAAACTTATACAACAGAACCGATCTTAAGGATTCCGAAGACTCTTTGAGAAGAACAAGCTATTTTGAAGATGTTCAAATACAAGAAGAGCGCATAGACCCAAACACTATAGACTTAATTGTTAATGTAAAAGAGGCATCAACCGGCTCAATTAGTGGTGGTATAGGTTATGGTAGTTCTGATGGATTATTATTAAATGCAAGTTTATCAGACACAAATATATTTGGTTCAGGCATGAATGGAGGCATAAGCGTAGAAAAAAGTGATGATGAGCTTTCTGGTCAAATAAGCCTAACAAATCCAAGATTAAATGATTCAGAATATAGTCTTGGTGGATCAATTTATGCAAATGACTACAAAAGAAACAGCTATAAACAAAAATCATATGGTTTTAACACAACTTTAGGCAGAAGATTAACAAGAAACTTAAGCACATCTTTAACATATGTGATACAGCAAAGTCAAATTTCTGGTCTTAGTAGGGCTCTTTTACAAATAGGGCATAAAGAGGGTAAAAATCTAAAAAGTTCTTTAATACCTGCTATAAATTATAATAGCACTGATGATTATTATCTTCCTAGAAGAGGTATAACAGCAGGGGCATCTGTAGAGTTTACAGGAATTGGCGGAGATGAAAAATTTACAAAATTTAGAACAAATTTTAACTACTATCTAGGATTAAAAGATTATATAGATTATGATTTTATTTTAAGATATAAATCAGCGTTTAGTAAAATATGGAATAATGGATATGTGCCTATAAATGAAAAATTCTACCTTGGTGGATTAAGAGATCTTCGTGGATATGAAAACAGAACTGTATCTCCAAAAGTATCTTATAATAAAGAATGGTATGAAACTGGTGGCGAAATATCTTTTAACAACTCATTTGAGTTTAGTTTTCCTATCATAGATCGCGTAAAAATGCGTGGGGTATTATTTTTTGATTACGGTGCTATTGGAGAGAAAAACTTAAGCGAGATAACAAGAATGTCAACTGGTGCTGGTATAGAATGGATTACACCTATTGGTCCTTTACAACTTATATATGCAAAACCAATTAACCCATCAAGGAGCGATGAAACAAATAGATTTGAATTTAGCATAGGAAGAAGATTTTAA
- a CDS encoding heavy metal translocating P-type ATPase, whose protein sequence is MAKDRCTHCKLIFDTNSMIKTDNGIFCCNGCKNVYEIIKNNGFEEFYSRLGNNNLNPAKNSNLIESNLENLYKNYVTRKDGFNQISLIIEGIHCSACIWLNEKILFSTRGILEVNINSINNKATILWDENETNLKEILTKINSIGYKALVYDSSKEDTILNAKRRDFYIKLLVGIFALMNIMWIAIAQYAGYFSGMDKDIKDILNFAEFILASPVLFYTGGSFFNGFKIALKTKTPNMDMLVATGASLAYFYSIYAMFSRKAEVYFDSVAMIITFVFIGKFLEVLSKKRASDTLDTLNSMVLNEVNIKTEGKIISKNIHEIMVGETIVLKAGDKVVIDGIITSGEASFDCSSLSGESIPITLGPSDELKSSSVCLDGCIEYKATSEFKNSFLNKIINLIQNSSSNKPNLQQLANKIASKFSLTILIIAIFTFFFWFLKSDFQTALVIAISVIIIACPCALALATPVSTLVGIGAGLKNNVIFKQSKTIETLAKCDTIVFDKTGTLTKAKLKVDRFEQINDINLELIASLCKTSKHPVSVAIFEFLKQKNITSNINLTNIKEISAKGVMANFNNKTLIGGNKKFLQENGTTINSNQNSTEYFVAFDKVLVAKFSLSDEIKEDAKSYIEKLKKLNLDIYMLTGDNEITAKKVANQLGIKNIKYEMLPDEKANFISTLNKNNKKVLMVGDGINDAIAMSYSHVAICMGSGSDISLEKSDVIILDDSLKSLTKAILISKKTMSIIKQNLFFSLSYNALTIPLAVMGFIIPLFAALSMSFSSIIVILNSLRIKKSKE, encoded by the coding sequence ATGGCAAAAGATAGATGTACTCATTGCAAACTTATTTTTGATACTAACTCTATGATAAAGACAGATAATGGTATATTTTGTTGTAATGGTTGCAAAAATGTATACGAAATAATTAAAAACAATGGATTTGAGGAATTTTATTCAAGGCTTGGAAACAACAACCTAAACCCAGCAAAAAACTCAAATTTAATAGAATCAAATCTTGAAAATTTATACAAAAACTATGTTACAAGAAAAGATGGTTTTAACCAAATAAGCCTAATAATAGAGGGAATTCATTGTAGTGCTTGCATATGGCTAAATGAAAAAATACTATTTTCAACTAGGGGAATTTTAGAAGTTAACATAAACTCTATAAACAATAAAGCAACCATTCTTTGGGATGAAAATGAAACAAATTTAAAAGAGATTTTAACAAAAATAAACTCTATAGGTTACAAGGCTCTTGTTTATGATTCATCAAAAGAAGACACTATTTTAAATGCAAAAAGAAGAGATTTTTATATCAAACTTCTAGTTGGAATTTTTGCGCTTATGAATATAATGTGGATAGCAATAGCCCAATATGCAGGATATTTTAGTGGCATGGATAAAGACATAAAAGATATCTTAAATTTTGCAGAGTTTATACTAGCAAGCCCTGTGCTTTTTTATACAGGTGGTAGCTTTTTTAATGGCTTTAAAATAGCGTTAAAAACTAAAACTCCAAATATGGACATGCTTGTAGCAACAGGTGCATCACTAGCTTATTTTTATTCTATATACGCTATGTTTTCAAGAAAAGCAGAGGTCTATTTTGACTCTGTTGCTATGATTATCACATTTGTTTTTATAGGAAAATTCTTAGAAGTTTTAAGCAAAAAAAGAGCTAGTGATACTCTTGATACCTTAAATTCAATGGTTTTAAATGAGGTAAATATAAAAACCGAAGGCAAAATCATATCAAAAAATATTCACGAAATTATGGTCGGTGAAACGATAGTATTAAAAGCCGGAGATAAAGTTGTTATAGATGGAATTATAACCAGTGGAGAGGCTAGTTTTGACTGCTCTAGCTTAAGTGGAGAAAGCATACCTATCACACTTGGTCCATCTGATGAACTAAAAAGCTCTAGTGTGTGTCTAGATGGGTGCATAGAGTATAAAGCAACATCTGAGTTTAAAAATTCTTTTTTAAATAAAATAATAAACCTAATACAAAACTCAAGCTCAAACAAACCAAACCTTCAACAACTTGCAAACAAAATTGCATCTAAATTTTCACTTACTATTTTAATCATAGCAATTTTTACATTTTTCTTTTGGTTTTTAAAATCAGATTTTCAAACCGCTCTTGTCATTGCAATATCTGTTATAATCATAGCTTGTCCTTGCGCCTTAGCTCTTGCAACACCAGTTAGCACACTTGTAGGCATAGGTGCTGGGCTTAAAAACAATGTTATATTTAAACAATCAAAAACAATAGAAACACTAGCAAAATGCGATACCATAGTTTTTGATAAAACAGGAACACTAACAAAAGCAAAACTAAAAGTAGATAGGTTTGAGCAAATAAACGATATAAATTTAGAGCTTATTGCATCATTATGTAAAACCTCAAAACATCCAGTTAGTGTCGCTATTTTTGAGTTTTTAAAACAAAAAAATATCACATCAAATATAAATTTAACAAACATTAAAGAAATTTCAGCAAAAGGGGTAATGGCTAATTTTAACAATAAAACACTAATTGGAGGAAATAAAAAATTCCTACAAGAAAATGGAACAACAATAAATAGCAATCAAAATTCAACTGAATATTTTGTTGCATTTGATAAAGTTTTAGTAGCAAAATTTAGCTTAAGCGATGAGATAAAAGAAGATGCAAAAAGCTATATAGAAAAACTAAAAAAACTTAATTTGGATATTTATATGCTTACTGGAGATAATGAAATTACAGCAAAAAAAGTAGCAAACCAACTTGGTATCAAAAATATAAAATATGAAATGCTACCAGATGAAAAAGCAAATTTCATATCAACCCTTAATAAAAATAACAAAAAAGTATTAATGGTTGGAGATGGAATAAACGATGCCATCGCTATGAGCTATTCGCATGTAGCAATATGCATGGGAAGTGGATCTGACATAAGTTTAGAAAAAAGCGATGTGATTATATTGGATGATTCATTAAAATCATTAACCAAAGCTATATTAATAAGCAAAAAAACTATGTCTATTATAAAACAAAATTTATTTTTCTCATTAAGCTATAATGCTCTTACTATACCTTTAGCCGTAATGGGATTTATAATACCCCTATTTGCAGCTTTATCTATGTCATTTAGTTCAATAATAGTGATACTAAATTCTCTTCGCATAAAAAAATCAAAGGAATAA
- a CDS encoding cbb3-type cytochrome oxidase assembly protein, whose amino-acid sequence MSNGVIATMLFISITLGAFALFGLIWGIKNKQFEDYRKFLDGNKFDDEDALNDAYELEKRKKEALKKQKKSYMPPD is encoded by the coding sequence ATGAGTAATGGTGTAATAGCAACTATGCTTTTTATATCCATAACGCTTGGTGCATTTGCACTTTTTGGACTAATATGGGGTATAAAAAATAAACAATTTGAAGACTATAGAAAGTTTTTAGATGGAAACAAATTTGATGATGAAGATGCATTAAATGATGCTTATGAACTAGAAAAAAGAAAAAAAGAGGCACTTAAGAAACAAAAAAAAAGCTACATGCCTCCTGATTAA
- a CDS encoding YqhA family protein, whose amino-acid sequence MLEKFFEKIMWSSRIFSVLPVIFCILGAIVIFIIASYDVFNVFKDVYAYFFNGFHPDDFHSSVVGGIVGAIDLYLMALVLFIFGFGIYELFISEVEIMKSSKHSSVLEVHSLDELKDKLAKVIIMVLIVNFFQRVLHAEFKTPLEMSYLALSILAICLGIYFLHKGEKH is encoded by the coding sequence ATGTTAGAAAAGTTTTTTGAAAAAATAATGTGGTCTAGTAGAATTTTTTCTGTTTTACCGGTTATATTTTGTATTCTTGGTGCTATAGTTATTTTTATTATAGCTAGTTATGATGTTTTCAATGTTTTTAAAGATGTTTATGCTTATTTTTTCAATGGTTTTCATCCGGATGACTTTCATTCAAGCGTGGTTGGCGGCATAGTTGGTGCTATAGATCTTTATCTTATGGCATTAGTGCTTTTTATATTTGGATTTGGTATTTATGAGCTTTTTATAAGCGAAGTTGAGATTATGAAAAGTTCAAAGCATTCAAGTGTGCTTGAAGTTCATTCTTTGGATGAATTAAAAGATAAATTAGCTAAAGTAATCATAATGGTTTTGATTGTGAATTTTTTCCAAAGAGTTTTGCATGCAGAGTTTAAAACACCATTAGAAATGTCATATCTTGCTCTTAGTATATTGGCTATTTGTCTTGGAATTTATTTTTTACATAAAGGTGAAAAACATTAA
- the modD gene encoding ModD protein, translating to MTNLDDYIFSDVGFEDLTTSLQSDDEFYDKYVTLKIYTRERLILSGVLMALDIAKKFNCEVLKIGKNSDIFMPKDEIFSIKGRYFDIHKAWKLIQVLFEYSCKISTYTYDMVSQIKKANANCALLTTRKTFPFSKELCVQAVLSGGGNIHRFGLFDSVLFFDNHIKFYKNFNEFCEKIKIFKIKMPEKKIMVECGDFDDFKLLLSYDPDVIQCDKFSLKQLQDCLSLRDKSHKNINITASGGINLDNCFDYAKIGIDGIVTSAPYTQGVVNLGCEII from the coding sequence GTGACAAATCTTGATGATTATATATTTTCTGATGTAGGCTTTGAGGATTTGACCACTAGCCTACAATCAGATGATGAGTTTTATGATAAATACGTTACACTTAAAATTTATACCAGAGAAAGGCTTATTTTAAGTGGTGTTTTAATGGCTTTGGATATTGCTAAGAAATTTAACTGCGAAGTGTTAAAAATAGGTAAAAACTCAGATATTTTTATGCCAAAAGATGAAATTTTTTCAATCAAAGGTAGATATTTTGATATCCATAAGGCTTGGAAACTAATACAGGTTTTATTTGAATATTCGTGTAAAATTTCAACATATACATATGATATGGTTTCTCAGATAAAAAAGGCAAATGCAAATTGTGCTTTGCTCACTACAAGAAAAACATTTCCTTTTTCAAAAGAACTTTGTGTTCAAGCTGTTTTATCTGGCGGCGGAAATATTCATAGATTTGGGCTTTTTGATAGTGTTTTGTTTTTTGATAACCACATTAAATTTTATAAAAACTTTAATGAATTTTGTGAAAAAATAAAGATTTTTAAGATAAAAATGCCAGAAAAAAAGATAATGGTTGAGTGTGGCGATTTTGATGATTTTAAATTGCTTCTTAGTTATGATCCAGATGTTATTCAGTGCGATAAATTTAGCTTAAAACAATTACAAGATTGTCTATCTTTAAGGGATAAAAGCCATAAAAATATAAATATTACTGCTTCTGGTGGCATTAATTTAGATAATTGTTTTGATTATGCTAAAATAGGCATAGATGGCATAGTAACTTCCGCTCCTTATACTCAAGGTGTTGTAAATTTAGGTTGTGAAATTATATAA
- a CDS encoding helicase codes for MKNNISGQLLDLNTQRKFAKVGMSVSLGVLTLTAFKMKNKTFKKAHTVAGIAMVAFSVYHAGLYDNGIFKKMILKQSSKIKRVKKDSDKS; via the coding sequence TTGAAAAATAATATAAGCGGACAGTTGCTTGATTTAAATACTCAAAGAAAATTTGCAAAAGTTGGCATGAGCGTGTCTTTGGGCGTTTTAACATTAACTGCTTTTAAAATGAAAAATAAAACATTTAAAAAAGCTCATACTGTTGCCGGTATTGCTATGGTTGCGTTTAGTGTTTATCATGCTGGTCTTTATGATAATGGTATTTTTAAAAAAATGATATTAAAACAATCAAGTAAAATTAAGAGAGTTAAAAAAGATAGTGACAAATCTTGA